From Saccharomycodes ludwigii strain NBRC 1722 chromosome IV, whole genome shotgun sequence, one genomic window encodes:
- the GMH1 gene encoding Gmh1p (similar to Saccharomyces cerevisiae YKR030W | GMH1 | Gea1-6 Membrane-associated High-copy suppressor), whose translation MGVTRGLPRTLNDLQDVAISNKKSLPLVLRRLFKNPKNLDFETAMWEMINLIFHPRKAFRSFYYQRQTKNRWARDDPSFFILQILLLTATSIVWSIFYGHSFMGGLKMMINMIIVDFFLFGFTVATIFWAILNRNFFKFKSSRNMKVEWAYCFDIHCDSFLIVWVLLYFLQFILLPVINLHKWIGLFIGNTLYAISFCHYFILSFYGYSQLPFLKNIDFILLPSLVGIVIYLISLFGLNLAKTFSFDNFR comes from the coding sequence ATGGGAGTCACTAGGGGATTACCCAGAACGCTAAATGATCTACAAGATGTAgcaatttcaaataaaaagtcaTTACCATTAGTTTTACGAAGGTTATTCAAAAATCCTAAAAACTTAGATTTTGAAACCGCAATGTGGGAAATGATCAATTTAATATTCCATCCGAGAAAGGCATTTAgatctttttattatcaaagaCAAACTAAAAACAGATGGGCTAGAGACGATCCgtcatttttcattttgcagatattattattaacagcAACTTCCATTGTTTGGTCCATTTTTTATGGACATAGTTTTATGGGAGGGCtaaaaatgatgataaaCATGATTATAGtggatttttttctatttggCTTTACTGTTGCCACTATATTTTGGGCCATTTTAAATAggaacttttttaaattcaaatctTCTAGAAATATGAAGGTTGAATGGGCATATTGTTTTGATATCCATTGTGATTCTTTTCTAATTGTTTGGGTCctgttatattttttacaatttatACTTTTACCAGTAATAAATTTGCATAAATGGATTGGGTTGTTTATAGGTAATACATTATATGCGATCTCCTTTtgtcattattttattttatctttctATGGGTATAGCCaattaccatttttaaaaaatatagatttTATTCTATTGCCCTCTTTGGTTGGtattgttatatatttaataagtTTATTTGGCCTTAATTTAGCAAAGACATTTAGTTTTGATAACTTTAGATAA